CCATGCCCCCGCACCTCGCCGGGCGCGGGCCGAATCTCCGCCGGTCGCGGGCGGTGCACGCGGTGAGCCGGCTGCTGCTCGACGGGCACATCGACCATCTGCAGGCGGCGTGGACGAAGCTCGGCCCCGCGGGCGCCCGCGCCGTGCTGAACGGTGGTGCGGACGACCTCGGCGGCGTGCTGCTCGACGGTGCGCTCCGACCGGATGCCGGGGCCGAGCAGGGCCGCCAGCTCACGACGGACGAGGTGGCCGGGTTCGCCCGCGACCTCGGCCGCACGTCGTGGCAGCGGTCGACGCTGTACACGCCCGCCGGCCCGTGACGGTGACCAGCGCCCCAGCGTCCGCCGCAACCGCAGCTGCGACCGCGACCGCAGCCGGGGCCACCGAACACGTGGACGTGCTGGTCGTCGGCGCCGGGTTCGCGGGCCTCGGCCTCGGCATCCGCCTCGCCCGGGAGACGACCCACACGTTCGTCATCGTCGAGCGCGCAGACAGCGTCGGCGGCACCTGGCGTGACAACACCTACCCGGGCGTCGCCTGCGACATCCCCTCGCACCTGTACTCGTTCTCGTTCCGCCAGAAGCCGGACTGGTCATCCGTCTATGCGCCCGGCGCCGAGATCCGCGCGTACCTCGGGGAGTGCGCGCGGGAGGAGGGCCTGCTGCCGCACCTCCGCCTCGCCACGGAGCTGCTGCACGCCCGGTGGAGCGACGACGACGGGCGCTGGCACGTCAGCACCACCGGCGGCGACTTCACCGCCCGCGCCCTGGTGACCGCCGCCGGGCGGCTGTCGGAGCCACGGTTCCCCGCCATCGACGGGCTCGACACCTTCCCCGGCCCGCGTTTCCACACCAGCCGGTGGAACCACGACGTCGACCTCACGGGCAAGCGGGTCGGCATCACCGGCACGGGAGCCTCCGCGGTGCAGGTGCTGCCCGGGGTCGCTGACGTCGCCGCCGAGGTTGTCGTGTTCCAGCGCAGTGCCCCGTACGTGGTTCCGCGGCACGACCGCGACTACTCCGAGGCCGAGAAGACGGCGTTCGCGGGCGACCCGCAGCTGCTCGACGATTCCCGCAGCGAGATCTTCCGGCGGGCGGAGGAGACGTTCCCCAGCCGCCTCGGGCGGGAACCCCAGCTCGGCGCGCAGCGGGCACTCTGGCGGAACCACCTCGAGGCGCAGATCGCCGACCCTGCGCTCCGGGAGGCCCTCACCCCCGACTACGAGATCGGCTGTAAACGCGTGCTGGTCTCGAACGACTACTACCCGGCGCTCGGTCGCCCGAACGTGTACCTCGAGAACGCCGCGCTCACGTCGTTCGACGGGCGCACCGCGACCGCGTCGAACGGGCGCAGCCACGACCTCGACGTGCTCGTCTTCGCGACCGGGTTCCACTCCACCCGCCAGCCCTACGCTGACCGCATCGCGGGCCGCGGGGGCGAGCTGCTGAGCGCGCACTGGGCGAACGGGATGACCGCTTACGCCTCGACCGTCGTGCACGGTTACCCGAACCTCTTCATCATCGACGGACCGAACGCCAGCCTCGGCCACAACTCGGCGATCCACATGATCGAGACGCAGCTCGCGTATGTGCTCGGAGCGCTCGAGCATCTCTCCGGGCATCCGGATGCCGCACTCGACGTGCGCGCCGACGCCGAAGCCGCGTACACCGACGCCATCGACGCGGCTGCCGCAGAGACCGTCTGGCTCACCGGGGGCTGCCGCAGCTGGTACGTGGACGACCGGAGCCGGCGCCTGACGCTGCTCTGGCCGGGGTACGCGCTCACCTTCCGGGAAGCCAACGGGCGCTTCGACGCGGCGCCCTTCGGCTGAGTACCGGCGGTGACGCGGCGCCCTTCGGCTGAGTATCGGCGGTGACGCGGCGCCCTTCGGCTGAGCGTCGCGCGCACCCCGACGAACCGCCGCGGAGAGCGGGCCGAGCTCAGAGCGTCGGGCTCCGGCCGGCGTCGGGGAAGCGGTCGTTGAGGAAGCGGCCGTTCAGCAGCAGGGCTTCGGCGTCACCGCGGACGGCGGCCTCGTGCATCCGGGAGACCGCGCGTTCGAGCACCTCGAGCTGGGTGAGCAGCGCGCGGTCGGGGGTGCCGCCGTCCGGGTAGACGTGGCTGCGAGCCCACTCCGTCGGCAGGGCGAGATAGGCCCGCAGGGTGTCGGGGAGGTAGACCGTGGCCGTGCGTTCGGCGAAGGCCTTCGCCTCCGGGTCGCCCGTCACCCTCGGCAGCGTGTCGAGCAGCAGCTCGACAATGCGTGCGGTGGATGTCGCGGCCGCCGCCGGGAGCGCGCCGCGGAGTTTGAACGGCAGGGTGCGGAGATCGGCCAGCACGGTGTCGTCGCTGACGCTGACCGTGGGACCGGAGACGGAGATGCCGAGTTTCTGCAGGGCGGCCGCGCCGGCACCGGTGTCGGCGCTGTCGACGGGCTCTCCGGCGAGCACGGCCAGCCGCAGGGCGAAGACCTCGAGCCACTCCCGGAGCGGCTGGCTGCGCTTCGAGATGACGATCCCACGCACGACCCGCCGGGTCTCGGCGGCGTACTCCCCGGCCGGCGAGCAGGTCAGCTCCATGACGGAGCCGCGGGTGACGAGCGAGACCGCCGTGATCGAGCCGTCGCGCCCGATGAGGCGGTCGGTGAGGGAGCGCTGGCGCACCACGGTGAGCGCTGACGCGGCCACCTGGTGGGGGAGCCGGCCCCTGGCCGCCTCGACCAGCCCGCCGAGGAACCCCTGGGGATCGTCCATGGCGAGTACCTGCTCTGACATGCCCTGAGTTTAAGCGCGTTCGGTGTGGATTTCGCCGTGTGCGGCGGGGTCAGGCGGCGGCGACGCCGTGCCGACGGATGCCGCGGGCCGCGATGAGCGCGCAGACGGCCATCGCTCCGGCGACCGCGACGAGCAGCGCCCCCATCGGTGTGACGGCCGTGAGCGCGGCGAGGATCGCGGGCAGCAGGAACCCGGCGTAGGTGAGCGAGTAGTACACCGCGGTCAGGCCGGCGAGGTCGTCTGGCGTCGCCATCGCCTGCACGGCGGTCAGCCCCGACACCATCGACAGACCGTAGCCGATCCCGAACACGGGAGCCGCGAGGAGCACGGCCCAGACCTGCTGGGAGAGGGAGGCCGGGATGAGCAGCAGCGCTCCCGCGGCGATGAAGAGCACGCCGACCAGACCGGCGCGGCCGCGGAGCGCCCGGAGGATCGGCCCGGAGACGAACTGCGTCAGCCAGCCGAAGCTGAGCGTGATCACCGTGACCAGGGTCGCGAATCCGACGGCGAAACCGGGCACGGCGCCGCCCACGAGGCTCGGCCCGACCGCGAACGCCAGGGCGGGCGCCGCGAAGACCCACGGTGCCAGCGGCAGCACCACGCCGACGAAACGGGCGCGCGCCCGTTTCGGGATCCGCAGGTCGCCGACAAGGCTCGGCTGTCTGACTCCCGGCATCCGCACCCCCGCCTTGCGCGTCTCGACGGCCCGGAGGAGGGCGACCAGCGCCGCAAGGCTCGCCGCGATCTGCACGACATACGGCAGCACCGACGGCAGCGGAGCGAACTGGGCGAGGGCTCCGCCGACACCCGCGCCACCGCCGAATCCGATCGTGAGCACCGCGGATGCCCGGCGGGCCCCCGCCTCGGCACGGCCGCCCCGCACCGACAGCTCCTTGATCCACGACGTGCCGACGACCATGCCCGCGGCCACGCTCAGCCCGCACACGAAACGCCCGGCACAGAGGCCGGCGAGGCTCGAAGCGGAGCTCGCCAGGATGATGCTCCCGACGATCCCGAGGGCGACACCGACGAGCAGAACAGGCTTTCGCCCGTACCGGTCCGACCATGCACCCGAGAGGGCGAACCCCGGCACGATGCCGATCACGTAGACGGCGAGCAGGATGTCGACCTGCACCTGGCTGTAGCCGCTCTGCTGCCGGTAGAGCTGCAGCAACGGGAGAAACTGGTTGCCGCCCCAGCAGAGCACGATCACAGCGGGTGCGACGAGGAGCCAGGCGCGGGCTCTGCTCGCTTCGGGATGTTCGCGGGTCACTGAACCCACCCTAGGCCTCGCCGGCCCGCCCGGGGTCAGGCCCCGACGGGCACCTTCAGCTGCCCCGTCTCCGTGCTCTCCGGGCCGGCACCATCGCCGAGGGCGGTGCGTTCGAGCTTGGCGCCCTCCACGTCGACGTCGGGGGTGATGCGGTCGAGCCAGCGCGGCATCCACCAGGCGGCCTCACCGAGCAGGTGCATCGCAGCCGGCACGAGCAGCAGGCGCACGACGAACGCGTCGACGAGCACCCCGATCGCGAGGCCGAAGCCGATCACCCGGGCCTCGACGAGATCGCCGAACACGAAGCCGCCGAACACCGAGATCATGATGATGCCCGCCGCGATCACCACGGGCCGGGCTGTGCGGAGACCGGCATTGACCGCCGGGCGCGCCGCCATGCCGTGCACGTGCGCCTCGCGCATGCCCGAGGTGAGGAAGAGCTGGTAGTCCATCGCGAGCCCGAAGATGATGCCGATGAGCAGGATCGGCAGGAAGCTCAGGATCGGGGCGGGGTCGTGGATCCCGAACAGGAAGCCGAGCCAGCCCCACTGGTACACCGCGGTGACCGCGCCGAACGTGGCGAGCACGGTGAGCAGGAACCCGGTGGTCGCGACGAGCGGCACGGCGATCGACCGGAACACCAGGATCATGATGAGGATCGAGAGGCCGAGCACGATCACGAGGTAGACCGGCAGGGCATCCGCGAGTTTCGCGGAGATGTCGATGTTGATGGCTGTCAGCCCGGTGACCCCGAGGGTCACGCCGAGCGAACTGTCGACGCTCGCCGAGAGGTCGCGGAGGTCTTTCACGACCTGTTCGGTACTGGCGGCCGACGGGCCCTCGGAGGGGATGACCTGGAAGATGACGGTGCGGTTGTCGGTGGATGCTCCCGCCGGTGCCGCCGCGACGACATTCTGGACCGTCAGGAGCCGGTCGGCGACATCCGCCTCGAGGCTCGTCAGCGCGGCGTCGTCGGCGACCGTGGGCAGGTTCGCGACGACGATGATCGCGCCGTTCACACCCGCTCCGAAAGCGTTGTCGATAGCGGTGTACGCCTTGTACTCGGTCGATTCGGTGGGCTGGGACTTGCCGTCCGGCAGGGCGAGGCGCATCGAGAGCGCGGGGATGGCGACGATCAGCAGGGCGATGATGCCGGCCGCGAGGATGAGAACAGGGTGCCGGGTGGCCAGGGTGCTGCTGCCGGGGGCGCCCTTCTTCGAGCGCCCGTCGCGCCCGGCGGCGGCGCCACCGGTTCTGCCGACACGGCCAGCGACATGCTCACCGACATGCTCCGGTGCGGCGTGCTTCTTCGCGCCGAGGGCGGCGCGTTCCTTCTTCGGCAGCACCCGGAGCCCGGCGAGCGACATCAGCGCCGGCGTCAGCGTGAGCGCCACGAGCACAGCGATGGCGACGACGACGGCGCCTGCCGTGCCCATCAGCCCGAGGAATCCGATGCCCGTCACATTCAGCGCGGCCAGCGCGATGATCACGGTGATGCCGGCGAACATCACGGCGTTGCCCGACGTTCCGTTCGCGAGGCCGATCGACTCGCGGAGCGGGATCCCGTCCCGCAGCTGGCGCCGGTGCCGGTTCAGGATGAACAGGGAGTAGTCGATGCCCACAGCCAGGCCGAGCATCAGTCCGAGGGTGATCGTGGCCGACGACATCGAGACGACACCCGAGAACGCGAGCACCCCGAGCGCGCCGACGCCCACTCCGATGAACGAGGAGACGAGGGGCAGGCCGGCGGCGACCAGCGTTCCGAGCATGACGAACAGCACGATCGCGGCGATCAGGATGCCGATGATCTCGCCCGCGCTGACGCCGATCGTGATCGAGGTCATCGACGAGGAGTAGTTGACATCGACGCCCGGGATGGATGTTCCGTCGATGGCGTCGACGGCGGCCTCTTTGGCTTCGGGGGTGACATCGGCGGTCGGCTTGTCGAACACGACGGTCGCGACGGCCGTGGAGTTGTCGGTCGACACGGTCTGGATCTTCGCGGCGGCGTCGAGCAGACGCTGGCCGGCGTCGGCCTTCGCCTGGTTCGCGGCGAGCTCGGTCTTTGCGGTGTCGAGCGTGGCCTGCTGCTGGGCGAGCTGGTCGGCCGCTCCGGCGGGGGCGCTGTCTCCCGCTGCCGTGAGCTGGGCCTTCGCGGCGTCGAGCTGCTCTTGGCTCTGCTCGAGCTGCGTGCTCCCGGCGCTGAGCTGGGTGGCGGCATCCGCGAGTTGGGCTGCCTGTGCCTGCCGGTCGGCCTCGGTCTGGAACGGGTTGATGCTGGAGCTGACGCCCGCCGTGCCGTCGGCCGCGGTGAGGGCCGCGGTGATTCCGGCCTGCTGTTCGGCCGTGAAGGCCGAGCCGTCGGAGGTCGTGAAGACCACCTGGCCGGTGCCACTGTCGGCCTCGGGCAGCGACGCCTGCAGCTGGTCGGCGACGTTCTGGGCTGGAGTGCCGGAGATGGCGAACGTGCTGGCGAGGGAACCGCCCGCGACGGCGAACGCACCGCCCGCACCGGCGACGACCACGAGCCAGATGGCGATGACGATCCAGGCCCGTCGTGCTGCGGCGAGCCCGAGTCGTTGGAGGAGTGTGGCCATGAGGAGGGTGCCTCTCGCTGTGTGCGGATGGAGTTCTGCCGGGCATCCGCGAACCGCAGGGCGCTTCTGACCGGCCCACACTGCTGGCGGACCACGATGTCTGAGGAGACCCTACCAAAACGCAACGTAACGTAATTGTGGATTGACTGGGAAGGTAGCCTCGGGGCGTGGAGAGAGCCGGACGCAGACGAAGTGAAGATGCACGATTGGCCGTGCTGCAGGCGATGAGGGAACTCGTCGCCGAGCAGGGGTACGCCAGAGTGACGATTGAGGGGATCGCGGAGCGTGCCCACGTCGGCAAGCCGACCATCTACCGCTGGTGGCAGTCGAAGAACGCCATCCTCGCCGAGTGCGTGCTGAGTGGTGACGTGCTGCCGACGCCGGTGGCGACGGACTCGCCCACTGGGGCGCGGTACGACGCGATCGTGTGGTTCCGCGCCGTGCTCGTCTACATCGATGACAACGCGCCGCTGCTCCGCGGGCTCGTGGCGGCCGCCTACGAGGATGCGGCCATGTCCCAGCAACTCGAGACGCACCTCGCCGAACCGATCGCGGCGGCCCTCCGGGAGTGGGTGGGCGGGCTGGCCGATGGCGAGGGTGGGGGTGGCGGCGGCATCTCGGGCCAGGCGCTCGCCCAGCTGGTGCACGGCACGATCCTCTACCGCCTGGCCCGGCCGCCCGGTTCGGGGGACGATGCGAGCGAAGAGGTCTTCGAGATCCTGATGGCCAGGCTGGGGCGCATCGGCGACTGATTTCACCATCTGGTCTTGACACACCGTTATTCAGCGATATATCTTTAACACATCGCCGAATAACGGTGACACTCTCTAGAACCAGAAAGGTGGACGCACTCATGCGCACCCACAATCAACATCATCACGATCATCCGTCCGACAACAGCGAATTCCGCGGCCAGCCCTTCGGCGGCCGAGGCTTCGGTCGAGGCGACGGCTTCGGCCCCGGCGCAGGCTTCGGTGCCGGCTTCGGTCCTGGTGCCGGCTTCGGCGGCTTCGGACCGGGCTTCGGTCCCCGCGGCCCGCGTCGCGCCGGCAAGGGCGACGTTCGCTCGGTCATCCTGTCGCTTCTCGCAGACGGCCCCTCGAACGGGTACGGCCTGATCAAGGCCATCGCCGAACGCACCGGCGGCACCTGGCGCCCGAGCCCCGGCTCGGTCTACCCCACCCTCCAGCAGCTCGTCGACGAGGAACTGATCGCCTCCAAGGGTGACGGTCGGCGCACCGAGTTCGAACTCACCGACGCGGGCCGCGCCTATCTCGAAGAGCACGCTGAGGAACTCAAGAAGGCCTGGGAGGCGACTCCCGGTCGCTCGGCCGAAGACGCGGCCTTCCACGAGAGCGTCGCGAAGCTCGTCGGTGTCGTGCAGCAGTTCCGTCACGGAGCCACTGCGGCACAGCGCCAGGCCGCTTCCGAGAAGCTCGACGAGGCGCGTCGCGCGCTGTACCTCATCCTCGCCGACTGAGACCGGTCGGTCCACCCGGCCATCGGGCCAGACCGGCGGGTCGGCCCAATGGCCCGTCGGCCCGTCGGCCCGGCGGGGCTCAGCCGCCGGCGAAGGCCGCCGCGATGTCCGCCTCGATCGACTGGGCGAGGAGCTCCTGCCCAGCCGCTGTCGGGTGCACGTCGTCGTCCTGCATCAGGTCCGGCCGGCCGGCCAGCGGCTGGCCGATGTCGACGAAGGTCGCTCCGATGGCGTCCGCAGCGCTGTGGATGTCGTCCGTCGCCTCCTGCAACTCATCGGGCGGCGACTCGTCGCCCCAGAACGCGCTCAGCGCGATGATCTGCGCATTCGGGAGCGCAGCCCTCAGGGACTGGACGGTCGACATCGTCTGCGCTTCGAGGTCCCCGCTGTCGACACCGAGGTCGTTGTTGCTCGCCGCGATGATGACGATCGACGGATCGAGTTGCACGGCGAGATCGGCCTGCGTCTGGAACGTGTCATCCGCATCGCCGGGCTGCACGAAGCCCGTTCCATCGTCGGCGAGATCTGTCAGCTGCCACCCATTCCGGCTGGCGAGCCGTTCCGGCCAGGACTGACTCGGGTCGTCGAGCCCGTGGCCGGACATGATCGAGTCGCCGATCGCCACCACCACGGGAGCGGGGGCTTCGGGCGGAGCGCCCGCCTGGGTGGCTGTGCCTTCGCCCAGGCCGGGGGAGATGCCCGCGGGGGCCAGCTGTTCCGGGGCCAGGGGGGCGAACGGTGTCACGTCTCTCGTCGTCATCGGGGCTGGGTTCGGCGTGGGGACCGATGACGGTGCTCCCGCCCCGGGCACTGTGCCGGCCGATGTTCCGCCGGCATCCTGTCCGTCGGAGGCGGGCGCGCTCGCGCCGGCGGTCCCCTCCGCCGTGCCCGCCGTGCCCGCCGGCCCTGCCGGGGGTGAGGGTGAAGGGGAGGGGGCCAGGATCGCCTGGGTGAGCGCGCCCGGTTCGTACGACGAAGTCGACCCGTGGCCCGCAACGGGCAGGGCGACCAGCAGAATCCCGAGCACGCCGGCGCAGGCGACGACCCCGACGACCCGGCCCCGTCTGCTCACCTCTGCCACCCCTCGCGGTCTGCGCTCTGGCATTCAACGGTACGCGGAGCCGGCCCGGTCGTAAACCTACGATATGTAGGTTTACGACTACTGACTGTAGGCTGGCTTCATGGCCCGCCAGAATCTCACCCGCCGCTCGGTGCTCGAGGCCGCCGCCGACCTCGCCGATCGCGATGGCTTCGACGCGATCTCGGTCTCGCTTCTCGCCCGCACCCTCGGAGTGCAACCCGCGAGCCTCTACTCCCACGTGCGCGACCGCGCCGCGGTTCTGGATGGCGTGCACACCCTCGCTCTAGGAGAACTCGCCGACCGGATCGCGGCGGAGATCGCCGGCCGCTCCCGGCGCGACGCGCTCGTCGGCATGATCGGTGCCTACCGTGGCTTCGCCCGCGACAGACCCGGACGGTGGGATGCGCTGCAGCGGCCCGCCAACGCCGAGACGGTGCAGTCGGGGGAGGCCGCCCGCCTCGTGGAGCTGACCTGGGCCGTGCTTCGCGGCTACGCGCTGCCCGACGCCGAACTCGTGCACGCGACCCGGCTCGTCGGCGCGACCATCAACGGCTTCCTGTCGCTCGAACGCGTCGGCTCCTTCGGCCATCGCGCACCCGACACCGAGGTCTCCTGGGCGCGCGCCGTCGACGTGCTCGACGCCGCGCTCGCGGCGTGGCCGGTGCCGGTGCCCACCGCCGCCGCCGCCGATGCGCCACCCGCACCCGCGCCCGGGGTGCCTCTGCGCGCCGCCGCGACCATTCCCGCGAGCGGCGGCCCCGCGACATCCACCGCCCGCACCAGCACACCCGCCACCTCTGAGGAGCCTCAGTCATGATCACCACCCCCTTCGCGATGGACATCGTCCGTGGCGCCGCCGAACTCGAAACCACCCCGCGCGGGGTGCGCCCCCACCGCCTGCCCGCGTGGGTGCGCGATCAGTTCCCCGACCCGCAGCTGCTCTCCCGCGAGATCCAGCCCTCGGGTGTGCGGATCGTCTTCCGCACGGCCGCCGCGCGGATCGAGCTCCGCTCCCACTCCACCCGCACCGCCTTCGCGGGGGCCGACCGGGCCCGCGGATCCATCGACAGCTACGTCGACGGAGCGTTCTGGGCGCGCGACGAACTCGGCGGCGGTGACGCCACGGTCGTCGACCTGCTGGCCGGCTCCACCACGCAGCTCAGCGGCGCGGCGCACACGACTGTCGTCGACCGGATGCCCGCCCGGGACAAGCTCGTCGAGCTCTGGCTGCCCCACAACGAGTCCCTCGAGCTCCTCAGCCTCGAGTCTGACGGACCGCTGGCGCCGAACCCCGATCATCCACCCGTCTGGATGCACCACGGCAGCTCGATCAGCCACGGCTCGAACGCCACCGCCCCGAGCGAGATCTGGCCGGCCGTCGCTGCGCGCCGGGGCGGTGTCGACCTGCTGAACCTCGGATTCGGCGGCAGCGCCCTCGTCGACCCGTTCATGGCGCGGGTCATGCGCGACACCCCAGCCGACGTCATCAGCGTGAAGCTCGGAATCAACGTGGTGAACTTCGACGCGATGCGCCTGCGGGCGTTCGTGCCGGCCGTGCACGGGTTCCTCGACACGATCCGCGACGGGCACCCGACGACGCCCCTGGTGCTGGTCTCGCCGATCTTCTGCGGCATCCACGAGCACACCGCCGGGCCGGGGGCGATCGACCCGTCGAGCCTCGGAACCGACCAGGTGCGCTTCCTCGCGAAGGGCGTGCCGGGCGATGAGGCCGAGGGGCGGCTCACGCTGTCGGTGATCCGCCGGGAGCTGCGGTCGCTGGCCTCGCGGCGCGCCGCCGACCCGAACCTCTACTTCCTGGAGGGCACCGATCTCTACGGGGAGGCCGACGCCGAGAGTCTGCCCCTCGCGGATGCGCTGCACCCGGGCCCGGAGGCGCACCGCCTCATCGGCTCCCGTTTCGCCGACTACGCGTTCGCCCCCGGCGGCCCCTTCGCCTGACGCCCCGCGCCACCCGCCGCCCCGCCGTCCCCACTTCCCTCCCGCCGCCGCGCGGTCGCGGCGTGGCTCAGAATGCGCTGCAGTTTGTCGCTTCGGCGCGTGCGCGCGCATGCGCGGAGGCGACAAACGTGCGCGGAAGTCCGGACGTGGCTCCCCGGTGCTGGCCGGGGAGCGGGGGGCGGGGGCGGGCTAGAGGCCCTGCGCGAGGCGGTAGTACGCCTGGTTCCAGCGCACCTCGTTCGCGAAACCCTTGAGGGTGGTGTCGGCGTCGATCGTGAGGAGTTCGGTCTTCGCGATGGCGGCGAAGTCCTCGAAGACCTCGATGCCCACGGCCGTCGACATCACGGTGTGGTGGGCTGCGCCCGCCGTGAGCCAGGCCGCAGCCGAGACCTGGAACGAGGGCGCGGGGCGCCAGACAGCGCGGCCGACGGGCAGGTTCGGCAGCGGGGCGCGCGGCTCCACGACCTCGACCACATTCGCCACAAGGCGGAAGCGGTCGCGCATGTCGCTCAGCGCGACTACGACGGCGGGGCCGGGGTCGGCCGTGAAGACCAGTCGCACCGGGTCCTCTTTTCCGCCGATGCCGAGCGGGTGGATCTCGAGCGTCGGCTTGGCCGTGGTGAGCGAGGGGCTGACCTCGAGCATGTGGGCGCCGAGGATGGTCTCCTGCCCTTCGACCAGGTCGTAGGTGTAGTCCTCCATGAGGGAGGCGCCGCCGGGAAGGCCCGCGCCCATCACGTTCGCCGCGCGCACGAGGATGGCCGTCTTCCAGTCGCCCTCTGCGCCGAATCCGTAGCCGTCGGCCATCAGGCGCTGCACAGCGAGACCGGGCAGCTGCTTGAGGGCTCCCAGGTCTTCGAAGCTCGTGGTGAAGGCGCCGAAGCCGCCCTCCTCGAGGAACGACCGCAGACCGAGTTCGATGGC
Above is a genomic segment from Subtercola boreus containing:
- a CDS encoding flavin-containing monooxygenase, with the translated sequence MAAVDAVHARRPVTVTSAPASAATAAATATAAGATEHVDVLVVGAGFAGLGLGIRLARETTHTFVIVERADSVGGTWRDNTYPGVACDIPSHLYSFSFRQKPDWSSVYAPGAEIRAYLGECAREEGLLPHLRLATELLHARWSDDDGRWHVSTTGGDFTARALVTAAGRLSEPRFPAIDGLDTFPGPRFHTSRWNHDVDLTGKRVGITGTGASAVQVLPGVADVAAEVVVFQRSAPYVVPRHDRDYSEAEKTAFAGDPQLLDDSRSEIFRRAEETFPSRLGREPQLGAQRALWRNHLEAQIADPALREALTPDYEIGCKRVLVSNDYYPALGRPNVYLENAALTSFDGRTATASNGRSHDLDVLVFATGFHSTRQPYADRIAGRGGELLSAHWANGMTAYASTVVHGYPNLFIIDGPNASLGHNSAIHMIETQLAYVLGALEHLSGHPDAALDVRADAEAAYTDAIDAAAAETVWLTGGCRSWYVDDRSRRLTLLWPGYALTFREANGRFDAAPFG
- a CDS encoding MFS transporter; this encodes MTREHPEASRARAWLLVAPAVIVLCWGGNQFLPLLQLYRQQSGYSQVQVDILLAVYVIGIVPGFALSGAWSDRYGRKPVLLVGVALGIVGSIILASSASSLAGLCAGRFVCGLSVAAGMVVGTSWIKELSVRGGRAEAGARRASAVLTIGFGGGAGVGGALAQFAPLPSVLPYVVQIAASLAALVALLRAVETRKAGVRMPGVRQPSLVGDLRIPKRARARFVGVVLPLAPWVFAAPALAFAVGPSLVGGAVPGFAVGFATLVTVITLSFGWLTQFVSGPILRALRGRAGLVGVLFIAAGALLLIPASLSQQVWAVLLAAPVFGIGYGLSMVSGLTAVQAMATPDDLAGLTAVYYSLTYAGFLLPAILAALTAVTPMGALLVAVAGAMAVCALIAARGIRRHGVAAA
- a CDS encoding MMPL family transporter; the encoded protein is MATLLQRLGLAAARRAWIVIAIWLVVVAGAGGAFAVAGGSLASTFAISGTPAQNVADQLQASLPEADSGTGQVVFTTSDGSAFTAEQQAGITAALTAADGTAGVSSSINPFQTEADRQAQAAQLADAATQLSAGSTQLEQSQEQLDAAKAQLTAAGDSAPAGAADQLAQQQATLDTAKTELAANQAKADAGQRLLDAAAKIQTVSTDNSTAVATVVFDKPTADVTPEAKEAAVDAIDGTSIPGVDVNYSSSMTSITIGVSAGEIIGILIAAIVLFVMLGTLVAAGLPLVSSFIGVGVGALGVLAFSGVVSMSSATITLGLMLGLAVGIDYSLFILNRHRRQLRDGIPLRESIGLANGTSGNAVMFAGITVIIALAALNVTGIGFLGLMGTAGAVVVAIAVLVALTLTPALMSLAGLRVLPKKERAALGAKKHAAPEHVGEHVAGRVGRTGGAAAGRDGRSKKGAPGSSTLATRHPVLILAAGIIALLIVAIPALSMRLALPDGKSQPTESTEYKAYTAIDNAFGAGVNGAIIVVANLPTVADDAALTSLEADVADRLLTVQNVVAAAPAGASTDNRTVIFQVIPSEGPSAASTEQVVKDLRDLSASVDSSLGVTLGVTGLTAINIDISAKLADALPVYLVIVLGLSILIMILVFRSIAVPLVATTGFLLTVLATFGAVTAVYQWGWLGFLFGIHDPAPILSFLPILLIGIIFGLAMDYQLFLTSGMREAHVHGMAARPAVNAGLRTARPVVIAAGIIMISVFGGFVFGDLVEARVIGFGLAIGVLVDAFVVRLLLVPAAMHLLGEAAWWMPRWLDRITPDVDVEGAKLERTALGDGAGPESTETGQLKVPVGA
- a CDS encoding TetR/AcrR family transcriptional regulator encodes the protein MLQAMRELVAEQGYARVTIEGIAERAHVGKPTIYRWWQSKNAILAECVLSGDVLPTPVATDSPTGARYDAIVWFRAVLVYIDDNAPLLRGLVAAAYEDAAMSQQLETHLAEPIAAALREWVGGLADGEGGGGGGISGQALAQLVHGTILYRLARPPGSGDDASEEVFEILMARLGRIGD
- a CDS encoding PadR family transcriptional regulator translates to MRTHNQHHHDHPSDNSEFRGQPFGGRGFGRGDGFGPGAGFGAGFGPGAGFGGFGPGFGPRGPRRAGKGDVRSVILSLLADGPSNGYGLIKAIAERTGGTWRPSPGSVYPTLQQLVDEELIASKGDGRRTEFELTDAGRAYLEEHAEELKKAWEATPGRSAEDAAFHESVAKLVGVVQQFRHGATAAQRQAASEKLDEARRALYLILAD
- a CDS encoding SGNH/GDSL hydrolase family protein — encoded protein: MSRRGRVVGVVACAGVLGILLVALPVAGHGSTSSYEPGALTQAILAPSPSPSPPAGPAGTAGTAEGTAGASAPASDGQDAGGTSAGTVPGAGAPSSVPTPNPAPMTTRDVTPFAPLAPEQLAPAGISPGLGEGTATQAGAPPEAPAPVVVAIGDSIMSGHGLDDPSQSWPERLASRNGWQLTDLADDGTGFVQPGDADDTFQTQADLAVQLDPSIVIIAASNNDLGVDSGDLEAQTMSTVQSLRAALPNAQIIALSAFWGDESPPDELQEATDDIHSAADAIGATFVDIGQPLAGRPDLMQDDDVHPTAAGQELLAQSIEADIAAAFAGG
- a CDS encoding TetR/AcrR family transcriptional regulator, which translates into the protein MARQNLTRRSVLEAAADLADRDGFDAISVSLLARTLGVQPASLYSHVRDRAAVLDGVHTLALGELADRIAAEIAGRSRRDALVGMIGAYRGFARDRPGRWDALQRPANAETVQSGEAARLVELTWAVLRGYALPDAELVHATRLVGATINGFLSLERVGSFGHRAPDTEVSWARAVDVLDAALAAWPVPVPTAAAADAPPAPAPGVPLRAAATIPASGGPATSTARTSTPATSEEPQS
- a CDS encoding SGNH/GDSL hydrolase family protein encodes the protein MITTPFAMDIVRGAAELETTPRGVRPHRLPAWVRDQFPDPQLLSREIQPSGVRIVFRTAAARIELRSHSTRTAFAGADRARGSIDSYVDGAFWARDELGGGDATVVDLLAGSTTQLSGAAHTTVVDRMPARDKLVELWLPHNESLELLSLESDGPLAPNPDHPPVWMHHGSSISHGSNATAPSEIWPAVAARRGGVDLLNLGFGGSALVDPFMARVMRDTPADVISVKLGINVVNFDAMRLRAFVPAVHGFLDTIRDGHPTTPLVLVSPIFCGIHEHTAGPGAIDPSSLGTDQVRFLAKGVPGDEAEGRLTLSVIRRELRSLASRRAADPNLYFLEGTDLYGEADAESLPLADALHPGPEAHRLIGSRFADYAFAPGGPFA